From the genome of Pukyongia salina, one region includes:
- the sov gene encoding T9SS outer membrane translocon Sov/SprA yields the protein MGAKHYDYKRGFFKLLFILGIIFGGFSTAQAQDSTSTGFEMGRMELPNPQSIIDLYTYDPITDRYIYTQAIGDLNITYPIILTPEEFQELILQEQMKAYFKEKIDAADGRKEGSEELQKNLLPTFYVNSSFFESVFGGNTIEVIPQGSVEMDLGLLYTKQDNPSFSPRNRRNLSFDFDQRISLSLLGKVGERLQVTANYDTQSTFDFQNQIKLEYTPTEDDIIQKIEVGNVSMPLNSSLIQGAQSLFGVKTELQFGKTTITGVFSEQKSETRTVVAEGGATITEFEVFALEYDENRHFFLAHYFRDNYDRVLERYPFINSNVQITRAEVWITNRSNRTENVRNIVALQDLGEANPENIGLDVPPGGFINRPPNSLADNANNDFNPFGIDDPAVQSILNPAIRDIATVQQGFSGVQVSEGIDYVTLENARRLQANEYRLNSQLGYISLNQRLNNDEVLAVAFQYTVNGKVYQVGEFSNDGVEATGQTFPGMEPGSPPEGGLPQNLVVKLLKSNITNVDEPLWDIMMKNIYALGAFQLEPEDFRLNIFYTDPSPLNYIVPATGTPEFPATELPEDVDDTILLNVFNLDRLNFNNDPQQGGDGFFDFLPGITVDQQNGQVIFTSVEPFGEYLFNKLDNTPGGAENYEIPSTYNANQNKYVFRKLYTSTKTIAEQEQSDKNKFQLKGTYKSTGADGIPIGAFNVPQGSVTVTAGGRVLVEGVDYTVNYQLGRVQILDPALLNSNTPIQITTENNTLFGQQTKRFTGLNVEHRFSENFQLGATYLNLNERPLTQKSSYNVEPINNTIFGLNANFSTEVPFLTRLVNKLPNIDTDVESNISLRGEFAYLLPGAPKVADFDGKATVYVDDFEASQTELDVKAPLSWYLSSTPVGFGGEQANGNLAYNYNRAKLAWYTIDPIFYSSQRPDGIDDEDLSSPFTRRIFRDEIFPNQDIIQGQTQAIFSLDLAYYPSERGPYNFNPVLGGGNTLPDPETRFAGISRQLTTTDFERSNVEYIQFWIMDPFIYEENATNTGGLLRFNLGNISEDILKDGRKQYENGLPEDGGTANTTPTAWGKVPTNQSLVYTFDTQGEQRTNQDIGYDGLNDVAEAAQFPDFAGQPDPAGDNYLYFLQAEGNILERYLQYNGTEGNSPVEVGDTNRGSTPQPDVEDINRDNTMNTVDSYFEYDIEIRPGQLDPATNDYVTDVKELDVTLQNNETIPVRWVQFKIPISEPDRAVNGIADFRSIRFMRMYLSEFSQNTVLRFGSLDLVRGDYRRYIQTLDITGEDPDMDDTIFENEAVSIEQNENRQPIPYVLPPGVIREELNNNNNIIRQNEQSLALRVTGLEPGDGRAVYKNFNVDMRQYENLEMFIHAESLLNETALSDGDMVAFMRLGNDLNQNFYEIQIPLNPTAFNVSSAEDIWPVENRLNLPLRLLQEVKTRTLGDPNNNPTVLQFFDQSELDPGSVDGPENDLRIGIQGNPSFGNVRVIMLGMKNATTNDISGEVWFNELRLSELKNQGGWAAVASMDANLADFANISATAGRSTIGFGSIEQGPNQRSREDAQQYDVVTNVNLGQLLPQKWGIQLPFNYGRSEEQITPQYDPEFQDIELDTRLDNTTDEAEKERIKQQAIDYTKRQSINFIGVRKERTSEKAPMPYDISNFTFSYSYNQVDHRDFEIEESLDQNVRVGGTYNYNFIQKPVEPFKKNDSLFTGKYWKFLKDLNFNYLPTNISVSSNIVRQYNEQKFREINLAQNLKPVPQLYQRNFLFDWQYTINYNLTRSLRFNFNASNNRIINNYITPELLDDGNVIYNVDNSIGIWDGFFDVGDPNQHFQSLQVNYDLPFDKFPFLKFIRATYSYQGDFQWQDGSDLLSNIPYPIGGDDPEFFDLGNSVQNASTHRINSNLDMNTFYRYVGLTKIKAGERGGSGANQGGGPGSGVRGLKERAAKGGGDEKGNENTKGGDGLTSGGGNAAGQGGRSGSTLSAGDKAVNTLIGLVTSIKKIQFNYQENNGIYLPGYTRSIGMLGTLKPSAGFVFGSQREVRELAARKGWLTLYPEFNEQYTEVESKQLDYQVNTELLPDLKIDFNGNRIYAENYAENYIVEDGLYRSLTPYTSGNFSISTLLIATAFGSSDEFGSAAFDDFRSNRIIIANRLAEDFYGTTNFARDEDGFPVGFGKTSQDVLLPAFLSAYKGSSASGEKTGIFRDIPLPNWDLKYTGLMKLAWFKKRFKRFSIQHGYRAGYTVNQFQTNLDYDPNNPTATDQAGNFKPQTFLTNVNLTEQFSPLIRVDFEMNNSVKILAELRKDRALSLSFANNLMTEIQGNEVVIGLGYRIKDLRIGTNFGGKKKILKSDLNFKLDLSRRDNKTIIRYLDIENNQTTAGQTIYGLQFTADYALSKNLTALFYYDHTFSEYAISTAFPQTTIRSGITLRYNFGN from the coding sequence TTGGGCGCAAAACATTACGATTACAAAAGAGGCTTTTTTAAGCTTTTATTTATTTTAGGAATCATATTTGGCGGCTTTAGCACAGCACAGGCGCAGGACTCAACAAGTACCGGATTCGAGATGGGAAGGATGGAACTACCCAACCCTCAAAGCATCATAGACCTTTATACTTACGACCCGATCACCGATCGTTATATCTACACCCAGGCAATAGGCGATCTCAACATCACCTATCCTATTATCCTAACTCCCGAAGAATTCCAGGAATTGATACTTCAGGAGCAAATGAAGGCCTACTTTAAAGAGAAGATAGACGCCGCAGACGGTAGAAAAGAAGGCTCTGAAGAACTACAAAAGAACCTCTTACCTACCTTTTATGTGAACAGTAGTTTCTTCGAATCTGTTTTCGGTGGAAATACAATAGAGGTAATCCCTCAGGGTAGTGTTGAAATGGACCTTGGTTTACTTTACACCAAACAAGACAATCCGTCGTTCTCACCCAGAAACCGTAGAAATCTATCCTTCGATTTCGACCAGAGGATAAGTTTGAGTTTACTGGGAAAAGTAGGTGAACGACTTCAGGTAACCGCCAATTACGATACGCAGTCTACCTTCGATTTTCAGAATCAAATAAAACTTGAATACACGCCAACCGAAGACGATATCATACAAAAGATAGAAGTGGGTAACGTAAGTATGCCCCTAAACAGCAGTCTTATCCAGGGAGCACAGAGTCTATTTGGTGTAAAAACAGAGTTACAGTTTGGTAAGACAACTATTACGGGAGTATTTTCTGAACAAAAATCGGAAACCAGGACAGTAGTTGCCGAAGGAGGAGCAACTATTACCGAATTCGAGGTTTTCGCCCTGGAATACGATGAGAACAGGCACTTCTTCCTGGCGCACTACTTTAGAGATAATTACGATAGAGTCCTAGAGAGATATCCGTTTATTAATTCCAATGTCCAGATCACACGGGCAGAGGTGTGGATCACAAATCGCTCGAACAGGACAGAGAATGTTAGGAATATTGTAGCCTTACAGGATCTAGGAGAAGCAAACCCAGAGAATATTGGATTGGATGTACCTCCGGGAGGTTTTATTAACCGCCCTCCAAATTCTTTAGCCGATAACGCCAACAACGATTTCAATCCATTTGGGATCGATGATCCTGCTGTGCAGTCTATCTTAAATCCGGCAATTCGAGATATTGCTACGGTACAGCAAGGTTTTAGTGGGGTACAGGTAAGTGAAGGAATAGATTACGTAACATTAGAAAATGCCAGACGCCTACAGGCGAACGAATATCGCCTGAATTCTCAATTGGGATATATTTCCCTGAATCAACGACTTAATAATGACGAGGTACTGGCAGTAGCATTTCAATATACAGTAAACGGAAAAGTATACCAGGTTGGGGAGTTCTCTAATGATGGTGTAGAGGCAACGGGCCAGACATTCCCGGGGATGGAACCAGGTTCTCCTCCCGAAGGTGGCCTGCCGCAAAACCTGGTAGTGAAATTACTTAAGAGTAATATCACCAATGTAGACGAACCACTTTGGGACATAATGATGAAAAACATCTATGCCCTGGGTGCATTTCAGTTGGAACCAGAGGATTTCAGGCTGAATATTTTCTATACAGACCCTTCTCCATTAAACTATATTGTTCCCGCAACAGGTACTCCCGAGTTTCCGGCTACAGAACTTCCGGAAGATGTAGACGATACCATTTTATTAAATGTGTTCAACCTGGATCGCCTGAATTTCAACAACGATCCTCAACAGGGAGGTGATGGATTTTTCGATTTCCTACCGGGAATTACGGTAGATCAGCAAAATGGGCAAGTGATCTTTACGAGCGTTGAACCCTTCGGAGAATATCTGTTCAACAAACTGGACAATACACCCGGTGGCGCGGAGAATTACGAGATTCCGTCCACCTACAATGCCAACCAGAACAAATACGTCTTCAGAAAATTATATACCTCCACAAAAACCATAGCCGAACAGGAACAAAGTGACAAGAACAAGTTTCAGTTAAAAGGTACGTACAAATCGACCGGAGCTGATGGAATCCCTATCGGGGCGTTTAATGTTCCTCAGGGTTCGGTTACCGTAACGGCTGGTGGAAGAGTACTAGTGGAAGGGGTGGATTATACGGTAAACTATCAGTTAGGACGTGTTCAGATACTGGATCCGGCCTTGTTGAATTCGAATACCCCGATCCAAATTACCACCGAGAACAATACCTTGTTTGGGCAACAAACCAAGCGTTTTACCGGGCTGAATGTGGAACACAGATTTAGTGAGAATTTTCAATTGGGAGCCACCTATCTCAATCTCAACGAACGTCCACTTACACAGAAATCCTCGTACAATGTGGAGCCCATCAATAATACAATCTTCGGGTTGAATGCGAATTTCTCCACAGAGGTTCCTTTCCTTACCCGATTGGTGAATAAATTACCTAACATAGATACCGATGTAGAATCTAACATCTCCCTACGGGGTGAATTTGCTTACCTCTTACCCGGAGCACCTAAGGTGGCCGATTTTGACGGGAAGGCAACCGTTTACGTAGATGATTTTGAAGCTTCGCAAACAGAACTGGACGTTAAAGCTCCCTTGAGCTGGTACCTGTCAAGTACGCCGGTTGGATTTGGAGGAGAACAGGCTAACGGAAACCTGGCGTACAATTATAACAGGGCTAAGCTGGCCTGGTATACCATCGATCCGATCTTCTATAGCAGTCAGCGACCCGATGGGATAGACGATGAAGATCTCTCGTCACCATTTACACGACGAATCTTCAGGGATGAGATATTCCCTAATCAGGATATTATCCAGGGGCAAACTCAGGCGATATTCTCACTGGACCTCGCTTATTATCCAAGTGAACGAGGACCCTATAACTTCAACCCCGTTTTAGGAGGAGGTAACACCCTGCCGGATCCGGAGACAAGGTTTGCCGGTATATCAAGGCAACTTACAACGACCGATTTTGAACGATCTAATGTAGAGTATATTCAGTTTTGGATCATGGATCCTTTCATATATGAAGAGAACGCTACAAACACAGGGGGTCTGCTTCGTTTTAATCTTGGGAATATTTCAGAAGATATACTGAAAGACGGAAGAAAACAATATGAGAACGGTCTGCCGGAAGACGGCGGAACAGCCAATACCACGCCAACAGCATGGGGTAAAGTACCTACCAATCAATCCCTGGTGTATACCTTCGATACACAGGGAGAGCAGCGTACTAATCAGGATATTGGATACGATGGATTAAACGATGTGGCCGAGGCAGCTCAATTCCCGGATTTTGCAGGACAGCCAGATCCTGCCGGAGATAACTACCTGTACTTTCTTCAAGCTGAAGGAAACATACTCGAACGATATTTACAGTACAATGGTACTGAAGGAAACTCGCCGGTAGAGGTAGGAGATACCAATCGTGGTTCCACCCCACAACCGGATGTTGAGGATATCAACCGCGACAATACCATGAACACGGTAGATAGCTATTTTGAATACGATATCGAAATAAGACCCGGGCAGCTCGATCCCGCCACAAACGATTATGTAACGGATGTGAAGGAATTGGATGTAACCCTTCAGAATAACGAGACCATACCGGTGCGTTGGGTACAATTTAAAATTCCAATTAGTGAACCGGACAGAGCCGTAAATGGGATAGCCGATTTCAGGTCGATCCGATTTATGAGAATGTATCTAAGTGAATTTTCACAAAATACAGTTCTGAGATTTGGTTCCTTAGACCTGGTACGTGGCGATTACAGACGATATATCCAAACTCTTGATATTACGGGTGAAGATCCGGATATGGATGATACAATCTTCGAAAATGAGGCTGTAAGTATAGAACAAAATGAGAACCGACAGCCCATTCCGTATGTCTTACCACCGGGCGTTATTAGAGAAGAGCTAAATAATAACAACAATATTATTAGACAGAATGAACAATCTCTCGCATTGCGAGTAACCGGACTGGAACCCGGAGACGGTAGGGCGGTGTATAAGAATTTCAATGTGGATATGCGGCAATATGAAAATCTTGAGATGTTTATCCATGCCGAGTCACTTCTCAACGAAACTGCCTTAAGTGATGGGGATATGGTGGCGTTTATGCGATTGGGGAATGACCTTAATCAAAACTTCTACGAGATCCAAATACCGCTTAATCCCACAGCATTCAATGTATCCTCCGCCGAAGACATATGGCCTGTAGAAAATAGACTTAATTTACCGTTGCGCCTGTTGCAGGAAGTGAAAACACGGACATTGGGCGACCCAAATAACAACCCAACTGTGTTGCAATTCTTCGACCAGTCTGAATTGGATCCGGGATCGGTAGATGGTCCGGAGAATGACCTGAGAATAGGTATCCAGGGGAATCCTAGTTTTGGAAATGTAAGGGTGATCATGTTGGGTATGAAAAATGCCACCACCAATGATATTTCTGGGGAAGTGTGGTTCAACGAATTAAGATTATCCGAACTGAAGAACCAGGGAGGATGGGCTGCTGTTGCAAGTATGGACGCCAACCTGGCCGATTTTGCAAATATTAGTGCCACCGCGGGACGAAGTACGATTGGATTTGGTTCAATTGAACAGGGTCCTAACCAACGAAGCAGGGAAGATGCGCAGCAATATGATGTGGTGACCAATGTAAATCTTGGTCAACTACTGCCACAAAAATGGGGTATCCAGTTGCCGTTCAACTACGGAAGGTCTGAAGAGCAGATAACCCCTCAATACGATCCGGAGTTCCAGGATATAGAACTGGATACACGTTTGGACAATACAACAGATGAAGCAGAGAAGGAGCGTATTAAACAACAAGCGATAGATTATACCAAGAGACAAAGTATCAACTTTATTGGCGTTCGGAAAGAACGGACGAGCGAGAAGGCACCTATGCCATATGATATCTCCAATTTTACGTTCTCGTATTCCTACAACCAGGTAGACCATCGTGATTTTGAGATCGAGGAGTCGCTGGATCAGAACGTACGGGTGGGAGGTACTTATAACTACAACTTTATTCAGAAACCTGTTGAACCATTTAAAAAGAACGATTCGTTATTTACAGGAAAGTACTGGAAGTTCCTTAAAGATCTCAACTTCAATTATCTGCCTACCAATATTTCGGTAAGCTCGAATATTGTTCGACAGTATAATGAACAAAAATTCAGGGAGATCAATTTGGCACAAAATTTAAAGCCCGTACCTCAACTCTATCAACGAAATTTCCTGTTTGACTGGCAGTATACGATAAACTACAACTTAACTCGTTCCTTGCGATTTAATTTCAATGCTTCGAACAACCGAATTATAAACAATTACATCACTCCGGAATTGCTGGATGATGGAAATGTGATATATAATGTAGATAATTCAATAGGGATATGGGATGGATTCTTCGATGTGGGAGATCCTAACCAGCATTTCCAGTCCTTGCAGGTTAATTATGATCTGCCGTTCGACAAGTTCCCGTTTTTAAAATTTATCAGGGCGACCTATTCCTATCAGGGAGATTTCCAGTGGCAGGATGGAAGTGATCTGTTAAGTAACATCCCATACCCGATAGGGGGTGATGATCCGGAGTTTTTCGATTTAGGGAATTCGGTTCAAAATGCGAGTACACACAGGATCAATTCTAATCTGGATATGAACACATTCTATCGCTATGTTGGCCTTACCAAAATAAAGGCAGGTGAAAGAGGTGGTTCCGGGGCCAACCAGGGAGGTGGACCAGGTTCTGGTGTGAGAGGCTTAAAAGAACGTGCCGCAAAAGGAGGCGGAGACGAAAAAGGCAATGAAAATACCAAAGGCGGAGATGGTCTTACATCTGGTGGCGGTAATGCTGCAGGTCAGGGTGGCAGAAGCGGCTCAACTTTAAGTGCTGGAGACAAGGCGGTGAATACCCTTATAGGTTTAGTAACCTCTATTAAAAAGATACAATTCAATTATCAGGAGAATAACGGTATTTACTTACCAGGTTACACGCGATCTATTGGGATGTTGGGAACTTTAAAGCCATCGGCAGGATTTGTTTTTGGTAGTCAGCGCGAAGTGCGTGAACTGGCGGCTCGCAAAGGATGGTTAACGCTGTATCCCGAATTTAACGAACAGTATACCGAGGTTGAAAGTAAACAACTGGATTACCAGGTGAACACAGAGCTCTTGCCAGATCTAAAAATAGATTTTAATGGGAACAGGATCTATGCAGAGAATTATGCCGAAAATTATATAGTGGAGGATGGATTGTACCGATCGTTAACACCATATACCTCCGGAAACTTCAGTATTTCTACCCTGCTTATTGCAACAGCATTTGGTTCCAGTGACGAATTTGGATCTGCTGCTTTCGACGATTTCCGAAGTAACAGAATCATTATAGCTAACAGGCTTGCAGAAGACTTCTACGGTACAACCAATTTTGCAAGAGATGAAGACGGATTCCCAGTAGGATTTGGAAAAACAAGTCAGGATGTACTTTTACCTGCTTTCTTATCGGCTTATAAAGGAAGTAGCGCGTCTGGAGAGAAGACAGGGATCTTTAGAGATATACCATTACCAAACTGGGATCTAAAGTACACTGGCCTTATGAAACTCGCCTGGTTCAAGAAACGCTTTAAGCGATTTTCGATTCAGCATGGCTATAGAGCGGGATATACGGTCAACCAGTTCCAGACCAACCTGGATTACGATCCAAATAACCCTACAGCCACCGATCAAGCCGGAAATTTCAAACCCCAAACCTTCCTCACCAACGTAAACCTTACAGAGCAGTTCTCACCACTTATTCGAGTAGATTTTGAGATGAATAACTCGGTTAAGATCTTGGCCGAATTAAGAAAAGACCGTGCATTATCTTTAAGTTTTGCCAATAATCTAATGACCGAAATACAAGGAAACGAAGTAGTGATCGGTCTAGGATATAGAATTAAGGATCTGCGAATAGGTACTAATTTCGGAGGGAAGAAAAAGATTTTAAAAAGTGATCTTAACTTCAAGCTTGATCTATCAAGGAGAGATAATAAGACCATCATTCGTTACCTCGATATAGAGAATAACCAAACTACGGCGGGACAGACCATATATGGGCTTCAGTTTACAGCAGATTATGCACTAAGTAAGAACCTAACCGCCTTATTCTATTACGATCATACTTTTTCGGAATATGCGATCTCTACCGCATTTCCACAAACTACTATCAGAAGTGGGATCACCCTACGATATAACTTTGGAAATTAA
- the queG gene encoding tRNA epoxyqueuosine(34) reductase QueG yields MSRPATNTDLIKSEATRLGFLSCGISKAGFLEEEAPRLEKWLNDNMQGEMSYMENHFDKRLDPTLLVPGAKSVVSLLLNYFPKQTQREDSYKISKYAYGTDYHFVIKDKLKQLLNFIREEIGDVHGRAFVDSAPVLDKAWAAKSGLGWMGKHSNLLTKQLGSFYFIAELIIDLDLEYDTPVTDHCGSCTACIDACPTQAIVEPYVVDGSKCISYFTIELKNEIPSKFSGKFDDWMFGCDVCQDVCPWNRFSRAHREPLFDPNPELLQLSKGDWEEITEEVFMRLFKNSAVKRTGFKGLKRNISFLKD; encoded by the coding sequence ATGAGTAGACCCGCAACAAATACCGATCTTATTAAATCTGAAGCCACCCGTCTTGGTTTTCTAAGCTGTGGGATAAGTAAGGCCGGATTCCTGGAAGAAGAAGCACCCCGGCTCGAAAAATGGCTGAATGATAATATGCAGGGAGAAATGTCTTATATGGAGAATCATTTCGATAAAAGACTGGATCCCACCCTGCTTGTTCCGGGAGCAAAAAGTGTAGTTTCATTACTCTTAAATTATTTTCCGAAGCAAACCCAGAGGGAAGACAGCTATAAGATTTCCAAATACGCCTACGGAACCGATTACCATTTTGTGATCAAGGATAAATTGAAACAATTACTCAATTTTATACGCGAAGAAATTGGAGACGTTCATGGAAGAGCCTTTGTCGATTCGGCTCCGGTATTAGATAAGGCCTGGGCTGCCAAGAGCGGACTTGGATGGATGGGAAAACACAGCAACCTGCTCACCAAGCAATTGGGGTCCTTTTATTTCATTGCCGAACTTATCATCGATCTGGATCTTGAATACGACACTCCGGTGACCGATCATTGTGGAAGTTGTACCGCCTGTATCGATGCTTGTCCTACTCAGGCCATAGTTGAACCCTATGTTGTGGACGGGAGCAAATGCATTTCTTACTTTACCATTGAGCTTAAAAACGAGATCCCTTCAAAGTTTTCCGGAAAATTCGACGACTGGATGTTTGGATGCGATGTCTGCCAGGATGTGTGTCCGTGGAATCGATTCAGCCGGGCACATAGAGAACCTTTATTCGATCCTAATCCGGAATTGCTACAGCTGTCTAAAGGCGATTGGGAAGAGATCACGGAGGAAGTATTTATGAGGCTATTTAAGAATAGTGCCGTAAAAAGAACCGGGTTCAAGGGTTTGAAAAGAAATATAAGCTTCCTGAAAGATTAA
- a CDS encoding NADP-dependent malic enzyme has product MSKHSKRREALMYHAKPRPGKIQVVPTKKYATQRDLSLAYSPGVAEPCLEIEKDVNNVYRYTNKGNLVAVISNGTAVLGLGNIGPEASKPVMEGKGLLFKIFADIDVFDIEVNTENIDEFVETVKNIAPTFGGINLEDIKAPEAFEIERRLREELDIPVMHDDQHGTAIISAAALLNALEIAKKDIKKVKIVISGAGAAAVSCTRLYKAFGAKAENIVMLDSSGVIRSDRKELSEEKSEFATKRKIDTLEEAMMDADVFVGLSIAGIVTPEMLLSMAKNPIVFAMANPNPEIDYELAVKTREDIIMATGRSDHPNQVNNVLGFPFIFRGALDVRATKINEEMKMAAVKSLAALAKEPVPEQVHIAYGETRLAFGKEYIIPKPFDPRLIATVPPAVAKAAMESGVATSKITNWEAYQDELYDRMGSDNKIIRLMYNRARMDPKRIVFAEADSLDVLKAAQIVYEEGIGIPILLGRRKIIKELMAELEFEKKGIDIIDPKSDMQAKKLKDYAKKHWNRRKRSGSTLYDSERNMRERNYFAAMMVSEGDADAMISGYSRAYPSVLRPVLETIGLFDGVSRVATTNLMLTKRGPMFLSDTSINIDPNSHELAKIAQMTNYTMKLFGLEPVIAMISYSNFGSSRDPHARKVQEAVALLHKSNPDMHVDGELQVDFALNPVLLKEKFPFSKLAGKKVNALIFPNLDSANSNYKLLKELNAVESIGPIMLGMKKPVHILQLGASVEEMVNMAAVAVIDAQQKEMRLKEQAAKKGN; this is encoded by the coding sequence ATGAGCAAGCACAGTAAGCGAAGAGAAGCACTAATGTATCACGCCAAACCCAGACCGGGGAAAATACAGGTGGTACCAACTAAAAAATACGCCACCCAGAGAGATCTTTCCCTGGCTTATTCTCCGGGAGTGGCAGAACCCTGCCTGGAGATCGAAAAGGATGTGAACAATGTCTATCGCTACACCAACAAAGGAAACCTGGTTGCTGTGATCTCTAATGGAACCGCCGTTCTTGGCCTTGGGAATATTGGCCCGGAAGCCTCCAAACCCGTTATGGAGGGAAAAGGATTGTTGTTTAAAATATTTGCAGATATAGATGTATTCGATATTGAGGTGAATACGGAAAATATCGACGAATTTGTTGAGACTGTAAAGAATATTGCTCCCACCTTTGGGGGGATCAACCTCGAAGACATTAAAGCACCTGAAGCCTTCGAGATCGAGAGACGACTTCGCGAAGAACTGGACATCCCGGTTATGCATGACGATCAGCACGGTACCGCGATAATTTCGGCGGCGGCTTTGCTCAATGCGCTGGAGATCGCTAAAAAAGATATTAAGAAAGTGAAGATCGTAATTAGTGGCGCCGGAGCAGCTGCGGTTTCCTGTACCCGTTTATACAAAGCATTCGGAGCCAAGGCTGAAAACATCGTTATGCTTGACAGCAGTGGGGTAATAAGAAGCGATCGCAAAGAACTTTCAGAAGAAAAATCAGAATTCGCCACCAAAAGAAAGATAGATACCCTGGAAGAGGCTATGATGGATGCCGATGTGTTTGTAGGCTTGTCCATAGCCGGAATTGTTACCCCCGAAATGTTACTTTCCATGGCCAAGAATCCTATTGTATTTGCGATGGCAAATCCTAATCCGGAGATCGATTACGAACTTGCTGTGAAGACAAGGGAAGATATTATCATGGCTACAGGCCGAAGTGATCATCCTAACCAGGTGAACAATGTACTTGGCTTTCCATTTATATTTCGTGGAGCCCTGGATGTTCGCGCCACCAAGATCAACGAAGAAATGAAGATGGCAGCAGTAAAATCTCTGGCCGCATTGGCCAAAGAACCGGTTCCCGAACAGGTCCATATCGCATACGGAGAAACAAGACTCGCCTTTGGAAAGGAATATATCATTCCGAAGCCATTCGACCCACGACTCATTGCCACGGTGCCTCCAGCGGTTGCTAAGGCAGCTATGGAAAGCGGGGTGGCGACATCGAAGATCACCAATTGGGAGGCCTATCAGGACGAGTTATACGACAGGATGGGCAGTGATAATAAGATCATTCGATTAATGTATAATCGGGCCAGGATGGATCCAAAGCGAATTGTTTTTGCTGAAGCAGATAGCCTCGATGTGCTGAAAGCTGCCCAGATCGTTTATGAAGAAGGAATAGGAATTCCTATCCTGCTGGGAAGAAGAAAGATCATAAAAGAACTTATGGCCGAGCTCGAATTCGAGAAAAAAGGCATCGATATCATCGATCCTAAAAGTGATATGCAGGCGAAAAAGTTGAAGGATTACGCAAAAAAGCACTGGAATCGGAGAAAACGAAGCGGGAGTACGCTTTATGATTCGGAGAGAAATATGAGGGAGAGAAATTACTTTGCCGCTATGATGGTGAGCGAAGGTGATGCAGATGCAATGATCTCGGGCTATTCCAGAGCATATCCATCGGTTTTAAGGCCTGTATTAGAGACTATAGGGCTTTTTGACGGGGTATCCCGTGTGGCAACAACCAACCTCATGCTTACCAAACGGGGACCCATGTTCCTTTCTGATACTTCTATCAACATCGATCCTAATTCCCATGAGTTGGCGAAGATCGCACAGATGACCAATTACACCATGAAACTCTTTGGTTTGGAACCCGTGATAGCGATGATCTCCTATTCCAATTTTGGATCGTCGAGAGACCCGCATGCCAGGAAAGTACAGGAGGCAGTAGCCCTACTGCACAAGTCTAACCCGGATATGCATGTGGATGGAGAGTTGCAGGTGGATTTTGCCTTAAATCCTGTTTTGCTGAAGGAAAAGTTTCCATTTTCCAAGCTAGCGGGGAAGAAAGTAAACGCCCTTATCTTCCCAAATCTGGACTCGGCTAACAGTAATTATAAACTATTGAAAGAACTGAATGCCGTGGAGTCTATCGGGCCCATTATGCTTGGAATGAAAAAACCGGTACATATCCTGCAGTTAGGAGCAAGTGTGGAGGAGATGGTAAATATGGCAGCAGTGGCAGTAATAGATGCCCAGCAGAAGGAAATGCGTCTCAAAGAACAGGCAGCTAAAAAAGGCAACTGA
- the ruvA gene encoding Holliday junction branch migration protein RuvA: MITHIQGRLIEKNPTEVIIDCNGVGYFINISLHTFSQLPTGENVKLYTHLQVREDSHTLYGFSGKAEREIFRLLISVSGIGASIARTMLSSLSPQQVIEAIASEDVVTIQSVKGIGSKTAQRAVLDLKDKILKVYGLEDVSAVSSNTNKNEALSALETLGFARKQVEKVCDKILKEQPEASVEEIIKQALKNL; this comes from the coding sequence ATGATAACCCATATTCAGGGCAGGCTGATTGAGAAAAATCCGACGGAAGTTATCATAGACTGCAATGGGGTAGGTTATTTTATCAATATTTCGTTGCATACATTTTCGCAGCTCCCCACGGGTGAAAATGTAAAATTATACACTCATTTGCAGGTTCGAGAAGACTCCCATACATTGTATGGTTTTTCGGGCAAAGCTGAGCGTGAAATTTTCAGGTTGTTGATCTCTGTATCAGGAATTGGGGCAAGTATTGCAAGAACCATGCTTTCTTCACTTTCACCGCAACAGGTCATTGAAGCGATCGCTTCGGAAGATGTGGTTACAATTCAGTCTGTAAAAGGAATAGGTAGCAAAACAGCGCAACGTGCTGTACTTGATTTAAAAGACAAAATACTGAAAGTGTATGGGCTCGAAGATGTTTCTGCCGTTTCGAGCAATACGAATAAAAATGAAGCGTTATCAGCATTGGAGACTTTAGGCTTCGCTCGTAAGCAGGTGGAAAAGGTGTGTGATAAGATATTAAAAGAGCAACCCGAAGCCTCGGTTGAGGAGATAATAAAACAAGCTTTAAAAAATTTGTAA